From Pedobacter indicus, a single genomic window includes:
- the atpA gene encoding F0F1 ATP synthase subunit alpha, producing MVEVRPDEVSAILREQLSNFKSEAELEEVGTVLQIGDGIARIYGLTKVQSGELVEFENGLKGIVLNLEEDNVGVVLLGSSDEIKEGDTIKRTNKIASIQVGEGMLGRVVNTLGEPIDGKGPITGETFDMPIERKAPGVIFREPVTEPLQTGVKAIDAMIPVGRGQRELVIGDRQTGKTAVCIDTIINQKEFYEAGEPVYCIYVAIGQKNSTVANIVRTLEENGAMAYTVVVAASASEPAPMQFYAPMAGAAIGEYFRDSGRPALIVYDDLSKQAVAYREVSLLLRRPPGREAYPGDVFYLHSRLLERAAKITSDDEIAKTMNDLPESMKDKVKGGGSLTALPIIETQAGDVSAYIPTNVISITDGQIFLESNLFNAGVRPAINVGISVSRVGGNAQIKSMKKVAGTLKLDQAQYRELEAFAKFGSDLDAATKAVLDKGVRNVEILKQPQFSPVSVEKQVAIVYAGVKGLFRTVPVEKVKEFEKEYLQQLELRHPEVLRELKSGKFNDDLTGVLEKVAKELVAKY from the coding sequence ATGGTAGAGGTAAGACCAGATGAAGTATCAGCAATTCTCAGAGAGCAATTGTCAAACTTTAAATCAGAAGCCGAACTTGAAGAAGTAGGTACCGTATTGCAAATCGGTGACGGTATTGCTCGTATCTACGGTTTAACGAAAGTTCAATCTGGGGAATTAGTTGAATTTGAAAATGGCCTGAAAGGTATCGTTTTGAACTTAGAGGAAGACAACGTGGGTGTGGTGCTGCTTGGATCCTCTGACGAAATCAAAGAAGGTGATACCATCAAAAGAACCAATAAGATTGCATCGATTCAGGTAGGCGAAGGCATGCTTGGGCGTGTTGTTAATACCCTAGGTGAGCCAATAGACGGTAAAGGGCCGATTACTGGTGAAACTTTTGATATGCCTATTGAGCGTAAGGCGCCGGGAGTAATTTTTCGTGAGCCTGTAACCGAACCTCTACAGACAGGTGTTAAAGCGATTGATGCCATGATCCCGGTTGGTCGTGGACAACGTGAGTTAGTGATTGGTGACCGCCAAACTGGAAAGACAGCGGTTTGTATCGATACGATTATCAATCAGAAAGAATTTTATGAAGCAGGTGAGCCTGTTTATTGTATATATGTTGCTATCGGGCAAAAGAATTCAACAGTGGCTAACATTGTTCGGACATTGGAAGAAAACGGTGCAATGGCTTATACAGTTGTAGTTGCTGCTTCTGCTTCTGAACCTGCTCCAATGCAGTTCTATGCTCCTATGGCTGGTGCTGCGATTGGTGAGTATTTCCGTGACTCAGGACGTCCGGCACTAATCGTATATGATGATTTGTCTAAACAGGCAGTTGCGTATCGTGAAGTATCTTTGTTACTTCGTCGTCCACCGGGTCGGGAAGCTTATCCTGGAGATGTGTTCTATTTACATAGCCGCTTATTGGAGCGCGCTGCAAAGATTACATCGGATGATGAAATTGCAAAAACGATGAACGATCTGCCAGAATCGATGAAGGACAAGGTGAAAGGAGGAGGTTCTTTGACAGCTTTACCTATCATTGAAACTCAGGCAGGGGACGTATCTGCCTATATTCCTACAAACGTAATTTCGATTACTGATGGACAGATATTTCTTGAATCGAATCTGTTTAACGCGGGTGTACGTCCAGCGATTAACGTTGGTATTTCGGTGTCTCGTGTTGGGGGTAACGCGCAGATTAAATCAATGAAGAAAGTGGCGGGTACATTAAAGCTTGATCAGGCACAGTATCGTGAGCTGGAAGCTTTCGCTAAGTTTGGTTCAGATTTAGACGCGGCTACCAAAGCAGTATTGGATAAAGGCGTTAGAAACGTAGAAATACTAAAGCAACCACAGTTTTCACCGGTATCGGTTGAGAAGCAAGTTGCGATTGTTTACGCTGGGGTAAAAGGTCTGTTTAGAACTGTACCTGTAGAGAAGGTTAAAGAGTTCGAGAAAGAATACTTACAACAGTTGGAATTACGCCACCCGGAAGTTCTTAGAGAGTTGAAAAGTGGTAAGTTCAATGATGACTTAACCGGTGTATTAGAGAAGGTTGCCAAAGAGCTTGTTGCTAAATATTAA
- the atpH gene encoding ATP synthase F1 subunit delta — translation MSEFKVASRYAKSLIDLAKEQNALEAIHGDMLQVIDVIKSNSNLRAVLKNPIIKLDKKASILKEIFGERAHKSVAAFFDLLVNKGRAGVIYATAKEFISEYNREKGIVEATVVSAAPLSKEHQEEMIALIKKDYGNQVILTNEVNPDLIGGFILRVGDKQIDTSIAGQLNKLEQHLSE, via the coding sequence ATGTCAGAATTTAAAGTTGCTTCGCGTTATGCAAAATCTTTAATTGACTTAGCAAAAGAGCAAAACGCTTTGGAAGCTATTCATGGAGATATGCTACAGGTAATTGATGTGATCAAATCAAACTCTAATTTGCGCGCCGTGTTGAAAAATCCAATTATTAAATTGGATAAGAAAGCGAGCATTTTGAAAGAGATATTTGGAGAAAGGGCTCACAAATCTGTAGCTGCCTTTTTTGATCTGTTAGTTAACAAAGGCAGAGCGGGGGTGATTTACGCAACGGCAAAAGAGTTTATTTCGGAATATAATCGTGAAAAGGGAATTGTGGAGGCAACTGTTGTTTCCGCTGCTCCTTTGTCAAAAGAACATCAGGAAGAAATGATTGCTTTGATTAAGAAAGATTACGGTAATCAAGTAATTCTTACAAATGAGGTGAATCCAGATTTGATCGGAGGGTTTATTCTTCGCGTTGGAGACAAACAAATTGACACAAGTATTGCTGGCCAACTAAATAAATTAGAACAGCATTTATCAGAATAA
- the atpF gene encoding F0F1 ATP synthase subunit B, with protein sequence MDLVTPAVGLIFWQTLGFLVLLFLLTKFAWKPVMKSISDRERSIEEALDSAEKAKEEMARLTNENEQLLIQARAERDQILKEAKELKDQIVLDAKTSAEEEGAKMLEKARLEIEHQKTLALAEVKTEVSGLALDIARKVLKNNFEDQANQQKLVDELLKDIKLN encoded by the coding sequence ATGGATTTAGTTACCCCAGCGGTTGGTTTAATATTTTGGCAGACTTTAGGATTCCTGGTTTTGTTATTCCTTTTGACAAAATTTGCTTGGAAACCCGTAATGAAGTCAATTAGCGATCGTGAACGCTCAATTGAGGAAGCGTTGGATTCAGCCGAAAAAGCAAAAGAGGAGATGGCTCGCTTGACAAACGAAAATGAGCAGTTATTGATTCAGGCGCGAGCAGAGCGTGATCAGATTTTAAAAGAGGCAAAAGAGTTAAAAGATCAGATTGTTTTAGATGCTAAAACTTCTGCTGAAGAAGAAGGGGCTAAAATGTTGGAAAAGGCTCGATTGGAAATTGAGCATCAGAAAACCTTAGCCCTGGCGGAAGTTAAAACAGAAGTGTCTGGTTTAGCGCTGGACATTGCACGTAAAGTGTTAAAAAACAATTTTGAAGATCAGGCCAATCAACAGAAATTGGTTGATGAACTATTGAAAGACATTAAGTTAAATTAA
- the atpE gene encoding ATP synthase F0 subunit C has translation MTGTLAAIGAGLAAIGAGIGIGRIGGSAMESIARQPEAASKIQTAMLIAAALIEAVALFAVVVAFLGN, from the coding sequence ATGACTGGAACGTTAGCTGCAATTGGAGCCGGGTTAGCCGCAATCGGCGCCGGAATTGGTATCGGAAGAATTGGTGGTTCTGCAATGGAAAGCATTGCTCGCCAACCCGAAGCTGCTTCAAAGATTCAAACTGCAATGCTTATTGCTGCTGCCCTTATTGAGGCGGTTGCTTTATTCGCAGTGGTTGTTGCCTTCTTGGGTAACTAA
- the atpB gene encoding F0F1 ATP synthase subunit A yields the protein MEFSPIFNLRSTRFIAFFALFFAFFTANAQADAQSQETTHEEITEDGEEVDINGFILHHIADAHEFHFFGEGENWKGLHLPIILWTDKGLTVFSSKRFQLDNEGKVIVESNGQRFTRYHNKIYYASDVESHGSYLEMETAADGHHEVLNAKPWDFSITKNVFTIFFSIIVLCILFIGVANSYKKREGKAPKGFQSLVEPIIIFVRDDIARPNLGYKYERFMPYLLTVFFFIWFNNMLGLVPFFPGSANVTGNIAVTMVLAAITFIITTVNGNKYYWAHIFKPHVPWWLYPLMIPVEIIGMFTKPIALMIRLFANITAGHILVLALISLIFVFKSVAVAPASLLFVLFISLIELLVAFIQAFIFTILSALFIGMAIEEHH from the coding sequence ATGGAATTCAGCCCTATTTTTAATTTGAGGAGTACAAGGTTTATTGCGTTTTTCGCACTTTTTTTCGCTTTTTTCACTGCAAATGCCCAAGCTGACGCTCAATCTCAGGAAACTACTCATGAAGAGATTACCGAGGATGGGGAAGAAGTTGATATCAACGGTTTTATTTTACATCATATCGCTGATGCCCACGAGTTTCATTTTTTCGGTGAAGGGGAGAATTGGAAAGGTTTACATCTTCCGATTATCTTGTGGACGGACAAAGGGCTGACGGTATTTTCTTCCAAAAGATTCCAGTTGGATAATGAAGGGAAAGTAATTGTCGAAAGCAACGGGCAACGCTTTACCCGTTATCATAATAAAATCTATTATGCTTCAGATGTAGAATCACATGGTTCTTATCTGGAAATGGAGACAGCTGCGGATGGTCATCACGAAGTATTGAACGCGAAACCATGGGATTTCTCGATTACAAAAAATGTATTTACGATATTTTTCTCAATTATTGTATTGTGTATTCTGTTTATTGGTGTCGCTAATTCATATAAGAAGCGTGAAGGCAAGGCTCCGAAAGGATTCCAGTCGCTGGTAGAACCGATTATTATTTTTGTACGCGACGATATCGCCCGCCCGAACTTGGGATATAAGTATGAGCGTTTTATGCCCTATTTGTTAACTGTATTCTTTTTTATCTGGTTTAATAATATGTTGGGTTTGGTTCCCTTCTTTCCAGGTAGCGCAAATGTGACCGGGAATATTGCAGTTACGATGGTATTGGCGGCTATTACCTTTATTATTACAACAGTAAATGGTAATAAGTATTATTGGGCACATATATTTAAACCACATGTGCCTTGGTGGTTATATCCGTTAATGATCCCAGTTGAAATCATCGGTATGTTTACTAAACCGATTGCTTTGATGATCCGTTTGTTTGCAAATATTACGGCTGGTCATATTCTCGTATTGGCGCTGATTTCACTGATTTTTGTTTTTAAGTCGGTAGCAGTTGCTCCCGCATCTTTACTCTTTGTTTTGTTTATTTCATTGATCGAATTGTTGGTAGCTTTTATTCAGGCTTTCATCTTTACAATTTTATCGGCGCTGTTTATAGGTATGGCGATTGAAGAGCATCATTAA
- a CDS encoding AtpZ/AtpI family protein: protein MVNKDRRSTEQEGKGNQLSRYAYYSGLGFQMIAIIGVFTFIGYKIDAWQGNEKPIFTAVLSLVGVCSSLYSVIKSVNKKKP from the coding sequence ATGGTTAATAAGGATAGACGATCGACTGAACAGGAAGGCAAAGGAAATCAACTAAGTAGATATGCCTACTATTCCGGTCTGGGCTTTCAGATGATTGCCATTATTGGTGTGTTTACTTTTATTGGATATAAGATCGATGCATGGCAGGGAAATGAGAAACCCATATTTACGGCTGTCTTGAGTTTAGTTGGCGTTTGTTCAAGTCTTTATTCGGTGATAAAGTCTGTTAATAAGAAAAAACCCTAA
- a CDS encoding M23 family metallopeptidase, producing MKRKVKALVEALKRRYQIKLLQDASFKEKLSIKAPLWILISSLVAFMMIVLFIVLLLARHSPLKEYFMTDYNESRRNLVDAYSRIDSLSRLVDANDLYLQNIQGVLTGEVGETMDQAVARENKEAEKPVESARTTELSEDEQVLRDLLLSGTSTRNLDAIVDERGISSYTFYSPVRGIVSAHYDEDTQHFATDIATKLNEPIKTTLDGHVIFASFTPATGYVIIVQHIDNLISVYKHCAVLLKKAGSFVRGGEVIAMVGNTGELTTGPHLHFELWHHGNPVNAENYITF from the coding sequence TTGAAAAGAAAAGTAAAAGCACTCGTTGAAGCACTGAAACGAAGGTATCAGATTAAGTTGTTGCAGGACGCGAGTTTTAAGGAAAAACTATCGATCAAAGCCCCCTTATGGATTCTCATAAGCTCCTTGGTTGCTTTTATGATGATTGTTCTTTTTATTGTATTGCTTCTTGCCCGCCATAGCCCATTGAAGGAATATTTTATGACTGACTATAATGAGAGTCGCCGAAATCTGGTGGATGCTTACAGTCGTATCGATTCCTTAAGTCGTTTGGTCGACGCGAATGATCTCTATTTACAGAATATACAGGGTGTATTGACCGGGGAAGTTGGTGAAACTATGGACCAAGCTGTTGCACGTGAGAACAAAGAAGCTGAAAAACCCGTGGAAAGTGCTCGGACTACAGAGCTTTCTGAGGATGAACAAGTGTTAAGAGACTTGTTGCTGTCGGGAACGAGCACACGAAATTTGGATGCTATCGTAGACGAGAGAGGGATCTCGTCGTATACATTTTATAGTCCGGTTAGGGGAATTGTGAGTGCTCATTACGATGAAGATACGCAGCATTTCGCTACAGACATCGCTACGAAGCTGAATGAACCGATAAAAACAACATTAGATGGTCATGTGATCTTTGCTTCTTTTACTCCCGCAACGGGTTATGTAATTATTGTCCAACATATTGACAACTTGATATCCGTATATAAGCATTGTGCAGTTCTATTAAAGAAAGCTGGAAGCTTTGTGAGGGGCGGCGAAGTGATTGCGATGGTTGGTAATACAGGGGAGTTGACAACCGGACCCCATTTGCATTTTGAGTTGTGGCATCATGGGAATCCGGTCAATGCAGAAAACTACATAACATTTTAA
- a CDS encoding penicillin-binding protein 1A, giving the protein MQRKTKNDQLSKEDSKRYTRNFWKIIIGAVALGFLFILSVRLGLFGPLPSFKELENPKNNLASEVISADGKVLGSYYAQNRSNVTYEELSPNLINALISTEDIRFYTHSGIDFKRTFTIIFYNLVGKRQGASTITQQLALNLFSEGRSRNTFKRIIQKFQEWITAVRLERNYTKEEIITMYFNTVDFGAYNTYGIKSAARTYFSTTPAELTAEQAAVLVGMLKGTTLYSPIKNPKNSFARRNTVLENMRKAGFVSRQEADELKAKPLVLAFNPVSYGEGLAPYFRATLKEELKKIFEETSRTKADGTPYDLDRDGLKIYTTIDSRMQRYAEEAQREWLQKLQEQFNREYRNRDPFAKYQVLLDQGVKQSGRYWWLKQNDASEDEITESFNTPTEMSIFSWKGEIDTLMTPMDSIRYHKLILRNSVMSMEPQTGHVKAWVGGIDFEHFKYDQVKVGTRQVGSTAKPFTYAVAIDNGYSPCYNVPNQPITIGNWTPRGESIGGPINLRKALAHSQNFATVDIMQQVGPVPVANLIKNMGITSPDLKPVPSISLGSFDASLYDMVGAYSTFVNHGVWTEPTYVLRVEDRNGAVIYEHNPKISVVLNEQTAYVMVDMLRSVVDEGSGRRIRWMFNFTNPQGGKTGTTNNNSDAWYIGITPDLVTGVWTGAENRAISFSSTAIGQGANAALPVYALYLQKVYADKVLQYTQGDFELPKNGLQVELDCSQYHNQYYQGEEEPESIEDRLGF; this is encoded by the coding sequence ATGCAGCGAAAAACAAAAAACGATCAATTATCCAAAGAGGATAGCAAACGCTATACTCGCAATTTTTGGAAAATAATAATAGGGGCTGTCGCACTTGGCTTCCTTTTTATCTTATCTGTTAGATTGGGACTGTTCGGCCCGCTCCCCTCATTCAAAGAACTAGAGAACCCAAAAAACAACCTCGCCAGTGAAGTTATTTCAGCAGACGGAAAGGTTTTGGGGAGTTATTACGCACAAAACAGATCAAACGTCACCTACGAAGAACTATCACCCAATCTGATCAATGCGCTGATTTCGACAGAAGATATCCGATTCTACACACATTCAGGTATTGATTTCAAACGTACTTTTACCATTATTTTTTACAATTTAGTTGGTAAACGCCAAGGGGCAAGCACGATTACACAACAATTGGCTCTTAATCTTTTTTCTGAAGGTCGTTCCCGAAATACCTTTAAACGAATTATACAGAAATTCCAGGAATGGATAACCGCCGTTCGTTTAGAACGGAACTATACCAAAGAAGAGATTATCACTATGTATTTTAATACCGTAGACTTCGGTGCTTATAATACCTACGGCATCAAATCTGCGGCTCGTACTTATTTCAGTACAACACCGGCTGAACTGACTGCCGAACAAGCTGCGGTTCTAGTCGGGATGCTTAAAGGAACAACACTGTACTCCCCAATAAAAAACCCCAAGAACTCTTTTGCACGCCGAAATACAGTTCTCGAAAATATGCGCAAAGCTGGTTTTGTTTCACGACAGGAAGCGGACGAGCTTAAAGCGAAACCGTTGGTCTTAGCCTTCAATCCGGTTAGCTACGGCGAGGGTTTAGCACCTTATTTCCGGGCTACCCTAAAAGAGGAACTTAAAAAAATATTTGAAGAAACTTCAAGGACAAAAGCAGATGGCACGCCTTATGACTTGGATCGAGATGGTCTGAAGATTTATACCACGATCGACTCGCGCATGCAACGCTACGCGGAAGAGGCACAAAGAGAATGGCTACAAAAACTCCAAGAACAATTTAACCGGGAATACCGTAACCGTGACCCATTTGCTAAATATCAGGTTCTGCTTGATCAAGGTGTCAAGCAATCAGGGCGGTATTGGTGGTTGAAGCAGAACGACGCATCAGAAGATGAAATCACGGAAAGCTTTAATACGCCTACTGAAATGAGCATTTTCAGCTGGAAAGGTGAGATTGATACCCTGATGACACCGATGGATTCTATTCGCTATCACAAACTGATTCTTCGCAACTCGGTGATGTCCATGGAACCGCAAACAGGTCATGTAAAAGCCTGGGTGGGTGGGATCGACTTTGAACATTTTAAATACGATCAAGTAAAGGTAGGTACTCGCCAAGTCGGCTCAACGGCAAAACCGTTTACTTATGCTGTTGCGATAGACAACGGTTATTCTCCTTGTTATAATGTGCCGAACCAACCCATTACGATTGGCAACTGGACACCACGCGGAGAATCTATCGGAGGGCCAATAAACCTTCGAAAAGCTTTAGCTCACTCTCAAAACTTTGCGACGGTAGATATTATGCAACAGGTTGGCCCCGTTCCTGTTGCCAATCTTATCAAGAATATGGGAATTACCAGCCCCGATCTAAAGCCTGTACCATCCATTAGCTTGGGTTCGTTTGATGCATCACTCTATGATATGGTGGGTGCTTATTCTACCTTCGTGAATCACGGAGTATGGACGGAACCGACTTATGTTTTGAGAGTGGAGGACCGGAACGGGGCGGTCATTTACGAACATAATCCGAAAATATCAGTGGTTCTTAACGAGCAAACTGCCTATGTCATGGTAGATATGCTCCGAAGTGTTGTGGATGAGGGAAGTGGCCGCCGTATCCGTTGGATGTTCAACTTCACAAACCCGCAAGGCGGAAAAACAGGTACGACCAATAACAATTCGGACGCCTGGTATATCGGTATAACGCCAGACTTGGTAACCGGCGTGTGGACTGGCGCTGAAAACCGGGCGATCAGTTTCAGCTCAACAGCCATCGGTCAGGGTGCCAATGCAGCCTTGCCGGTGTACGCACTTTATCTCCAGAAAGTATATGCCGATAAGGTACTACAATATACACAAGGCGACTTTGAACTGCCAAAAAATGGATTGCAGGTTGAATTAGACTGTAGCCAGTATCATAATCAGTATTATCAAGGGGAAGAAGAGCCAGAAAGCATTGAAGACCGCTTAGGCTTCTAA
- the hemL gene encoding glutamate-1-semialdehyde 2,1-aminomutase: protein MIDSIKKMFSSSESGGFHDGSKPDISREKSAQLYEKAKQYFPGGVNSPVRAFKSVHGVPLFIEKGDGCHIWDADGNEFIDFCCSWGPLILGHNNEKVRESVTAALQNGLSFGAPTVLENELAELILQNNRYLEKIRFVSSGTEAVMSAIRLARGYTGKDKIIKFEGCYHGHSDSLLVKAGSGLVTFGETSSAGVPKSFADETIVIPLNDKEAVKTAFEQFKDQVAAIIIEGIPANNGLLIQEKEYVEYLRAITTENKALLIFDEVITGFRLGFEGAAAYYDIQPDIVTYGKIIGGGMPVGAYGASSEIMSYISPDGGVYQAGTLSGNPIAMAAGIAQLSVLKSGVYKSLNNKTKEFVEALRRFVLAKNYKVKIFSVGSIFWIAFTDQEAIRAASDIDPASMEKYKVMHRELLNRGVYFGPSGYEVGFVSHAHTKTDLEKTKRAIFESLEVVFR, encoded by the coding sequence ATGATTGATTCTATTAAAAAGATGTTTTCCTCGAGTGAGTCGGGCGGTTTTCATGACGGATCTAAACCTGATATTTCCAGGGAGAAATCAGCACAGCTATATGAAAAGGCTAAACAGTATTTTCCGGGCGGAGTAAACTCGCCTGTGCGTGCCTTTAAGTCAGTTCACGGTGTTCCTTTGTTTATAGAAAAAGGAGATGGTTGCCATATCTGGGATGCAGATGGCAATGAGTTTATTGATTTCTGTTGTTCCTGGGGGCCACTGATTTTGGGTCATAACAATGAAAAAGTACGGGAGAGCGTAACGGCTGCTTTGCAGAACGGGTTGAGCTTTGGAGCGCCAACAGTTTTGGAAAATGAGTTGGCAGAATTGATTTTGCAAAACAATCGCTATCTCGAGAAGATCAGGTTCGTTAGTTCAGGGACAGAGGCCGTGATGTCTGCTATTCGGTTGGCGAGGGGCTATACTGGAAAAGACAAGATTATTAAGTTTGAAGGCTGTTATCACGGTCATTCTGATTCGTTGTTGGTTAAAGCTGGTTCGGGCTTGGTTACGTTTGGAGAAACCTCTTCGGCGGGTGTTCCTAAAAGCTTTGCTGACGAAACCATTGTTATTCCACTGAATGATAAAGAAGCGGTAAAGACGGCTTTTGAACAGTTTAAAGATCAAGTGGCGGCCATTATTATAGAGGGTATCCCAGCCAATAATGGATTGTTGATTCAGGAGAAGGAGTATGTTGAATATCTCCGCGCGATTACTACGGAAAATAAGGCTCTGCTGATCTTCGACGAAGTTATTACGGGATTTCGTTTGGGTTTTGAGGGTGCTGCCGCATATTATGATATTCAACCGGATATTGTAACGTATGGAAAAATTATTGGGGGTGGAATGCCGGTGGGCGCTTATGGTGCTTCTAGTGAAATTATGAGCTATATCTCTCCGGATGGCGGTGTTTATCAGGCGGGAACTTTGTCCGGTAATCCGATTGCTATGGCGGCGGGTATCGCGCAGCTGAGTGTCTTAAAGAGTGGTGTCTATAAATCATTAAATAATAAGACGAAGGAGTTCGTAGAGGCGCTTCGTCGTTTTGTACTTGCAAAGAACTATAAGGTAAAGATATTCTCGGTAGGTTCTATTTTTTGGATTGCCTTTACGGATCAGGAAGCAATTCGGGCTGCGTCAGATATCGATCCGGCAAGTATGGAAAAATATAAAGTAATGCATCGTGAGCTGTTGAACCGTGGTGTGTACTTTGGTCCATCGGGTTATGAGGTAGGCTTTGTTTCTCACGCACATACGAAAACAGATTTGGAAAAAACCAAGCGGGCTATCTTTGAAAGTTTAGAAGTCGTGTTTAGATAA
- the hemB gene encoding porphobilinogen synthase, translating into MIIRPRRLRRNAIIRNMVAETRLIKDMLVYPYFVMPGEGIKHEIEAMPGIYHFSIDTLIEDVRKGLDLGIEKVLLFGVGEEKTEDASSCYHNNSIVVKAIEALKKEFQDSIYIITDVCACAYTTHGHCGVLKDGYVQNDETVEVLAKMALSHARAGADMVAPSDMMDGRVAGIRNLLDENGFEQVGIMSYSVKFASAYYGPFREAADSSPSSGDRKAYQMDYRNSRESIREALLDEDEGADILMVKPALAYLDVIREVKESTSLPLAAYNVSGEYSIVKIGAREGLIDEKSLVLENMYAFARAGADIIITYHARDLVEKGWLE; encoded by the coding sequence ATGATTATAAGACCACGACGATTGCGGCGCAATGCCATTATCAGGAATATGGTAGCCGAGACAAGATTGATAAAAGATATGTTAGTATATCCTTATTTTGTTATGCCCGGTGAAGGCATTAAACACGAAATAGAGGCTATGCCCGGCATCTACCATTTTTCGATTGATACGTTGATTGAAGATGTGAGAAAGGGTCTGGATCTGGGAATTGAGAAGGTTCTGTTATTTGGTGTTGGGGAAGAGAAAACTGAGGACGCATCATCGTGCTATCATAATAATTCAATTGTGGTGAAAGCAATTGAGGCTTTGAAAAAAGAGTTTCAAGATAGCATTTATATCATTACGGATGTATGTGCATGTGCTTATACAACACACGGACATTGTGGGGTTCTGAAAGACGGTTATGTACAAAACGATGAAACCGTCGAAGTGTTGGCGAAGATGGCGCTTTCTCATGCAAGGGCAGGTGCCGATATGGTGGCTCCGTCAGACATGATGGACGGTCGAGTAGCCGGTATCCGGAATTTGCTTGATGAAAATGGATTTGAGCAAGTTGGAATTATGAGCTATAGTGTGAAGTTTGCATCTGCTTATTACGGACCCTTCCGGGAGGCGGCGGATTCATCTCCGTCGTCGGGCGATCGGAAAGCCTATCAAATGGACTACCGCAACTCTCGGGAATCCATTCGCGAAGCTTTACTGGATGAAGATGAAGGGGCAGATATCTTAATGGTGAAGCCCGCATTGGCTTATCTGGACGTAATCAGAGAGGTGAAAGAAAGTACGTCTTTACCGTTGGCAGCATACAATGTTTCAGGTGAATATTCGATCGTGAAAATTGGTGCGCGTGAAGGCTTGATCGACGAAAAGTCGTTGGTTTTAGAGAATATGTATGCTTTTGCCAGAGCTGGAGCAGATATTATTATTACCTACCATGCACGTGACTTGGTTGAAAAAGGTTGGTTGGAATAA